One region of Cyanobium sp. M30B3 genomic DNA includes:
- a CDS encoding ABC transporter substrate-binding protein — MPAPFAEATAPLVADFNRRQRAIEIQVTRGPFETEMVSDLAISSLLLGDSPYDLLLMDVTWTAKYARAGWLLPLDDWLGTDALEPLVEGARAGNRIDGRLWRLPLVADMGLLYYRSDLMEQPPRTPAELEATSRRLQDAGAVRWGYVWQGRQYEGLSCVFAELIEAFGGHWGQGSAGGGSGTLGLDTAAASEAAAWLRHLVEVGISPAAVASFAEPEALQSFESGEAAFLRNWPYAWQELQRQGSAVAGKVGVTTMVAAPEGRSAATQGSWGLAVLAGTAHPAEAVAVLRALTGEASQRQLVERYGYTPTLAALFDDPDLLARRPLLPVLGEALAEAVLRPITPAYAQLSDILQRQLSAVIAGDSPASEAMPRAGQASAQLLAAQGVTP; from the coding sequence ATGCCGGCCCCCTTTGCCGAGGCCACCGCCCCCCTGGTGGCCGACTTCAACCGCCGCCAGCGCGCCATCGAGATCCAGGTGACCCGCGGTCCCTTCGAGACGGAGATGGTGTCCGACCTGGCCATCAGCAGCCTGCTGCTGGGCGACAGCCCCTACGACCTGCTGCTGATGGATGTGACCTGGACGGCCAAATACGCCCGGGCCGGCTGGTTGCTGCCCCTCGACGACTGGCTGGGCACTGATGCCCTCGAGCCCCTGGTGGAGGGGGCCCGGGCCGGCAACCGCATCGACGGCCGGCTCTGGCGGCTGCCCCTGGTGGCCGACATGGGCCTGCTCTACTACCGCAGCGACCTGATGGAGCAGCCGCCCCGCACCCCGGCCGAGCTGGAGGCCACATCCCGCCGGCTGCAGGACGCCGGTGCGGTGCGCTGGGGCTATGTGTGGCAGGGCCGCCAGTACGAGGGGCTGAGCTGTGTGTTCGCCGAGCTGATCGAGGCCTTCGGCGGCCACTGGGGCCAGGGCAGCGCCGGGGGCGGCAGCGGCACCCTGGGCCTCGACACAGCGGCGGCCAGCGAGGCAGCGGCCTGGCTGCGCCACCTGGTGGAGGTGGGGATCAGCCCGGCGGCGGTGGCCAGCTTTGCCGAACCGGAGGCCCTGCAGAGCTTCGAGAGCGGCGAGGCCGCCTTTCTGCGCAACTGGCCCTACGCCTGGCAGGAGCTGCAGCGGCAGGGCAGCGCCGTGGCCGGCAAGGTGGGGGTGACCACGATGGTGGCGGCCCCTGAGGGCCGCTCCGCCGCCACCCAGGGCAGCTGGGGACTGGCCGTGCTGGCCGGCACGGCCCACCCGGCGGAAGCCGTGGCCGTGCTGCGGGCCCTCACCGGCGAGGCCAGCCAGCGCCAGCTGGTGGAGCGCTATGGCTACACCCCCACCCTGGCCGCGCTCTTCGACGACCCGGACCTGCTGGCCCGAAGGCCGCTGCTGCCGGTGCTGGGCGAAGCCCTGGCGGAGGCGGTACTGCGACCGATCACCCCCGCCTATGCCCAGCTGAGCGACATCCTCCAGCGCCAGCTCAGCGCCGTGATCGCCGGCGACAGCCCGGCCAGCGAAGCCATGCCCCGGGCCGGGCAGGCCAGCGCCCAGCTGCTCGCCGCCCAGGGGGTGACGCCATGA
- the ggpS gene encoding glucosylglycerol-phosphate synthase, whose amino-acid sequence MPQPTSPLASPTGQSNFVLVYHRSPFDELIDAQGVRHWTDQTSPNGIIPTLRSLFRHERSGTWISWRKDADAAHSPDERLTVEHESLEDSSFSLRRLPLTEEQISSFYHVTSKESFWPILHSFPGLFSVDNSDWEIFETVNRSFARAACEEAAPGATIWIHDYNLWLTPGYIREQRPDVRIAFFHHTPFPSNDVFSILPWRDAILDSLLSCDLVGFHIPRYANNFARNAINLRGVKGADPIPVDGKFRRVGCALAEPTAVPWLEHEGRKVHILASPVGTAPQVLRELAAGEQVRAMAGQIAEQHSERKLILSASRVDYTKGNEEMLLAYERLLEQRPDWHGRVELFLACVAAASGMRIYEDIQRSVEEIVGRINGRFGRIDWTPIRLSTRRVPYEELLAWFSEADVCWITPLRDGLNLVAKEYISIRKGRGGALVLSEFTGVSVELEQALLTNPYSHRSMDAAILAALEMEPAEQRQRMAAMADTVDTFTVQHWAAEQLGALRAL is encoded by the coding sequence ATGCCGCAGCCAACCAGCCCTCTGGCCAGCCCCACCGGCCAGAGCAACTTTGTTCTCGTGTATCACCGCTCACCGTTTGATGAGCTGATCGATGCCCAGGGCGTGAGGCACTGGACGGACCAGACCAGCCCCAACGGCATCATCCCCACCCTGCGCAGCCTGTTCCGCCACGAGCGCTCCGGCACCTGGATCTCCTGGCGCAAGGATGCCGACGCCGCCCACAGCCCCGACGAGCGGCTCACCGTGGAGCACGAGAGCCTGGAGGACAGCTCCTTCAGCCTGCGCCGCCTGCCGCTCACCGAAGAACAGATCTCGAGTTTCTATCACGTCACCTCCAAGGAATCCTTCTGGCCGATCCTGCACAGCTTCCCCGGCCTGTTCAGCGTTGACAACTCCGACTGGGAGATCTTCGAAACAGTGAACCGCTCGTTCGCCCGGGCGGCCTGTGAGGAGGCGGCGCCAGGAGCCACCATCTGGATTCACGACTACAACCTCTGGCTCACCCCCGGCTACATCCGCGAGCAGCGGCCGGATGTGCGCATCGCCTTCTTCCACCACACGCCGTTCCCCTCCAACGACGTGTTCAGCATCCTGCCCTGGCGCGACGCAATCCTCGACAGCCTGCTCAGCTGCGATCTGGTGGGCTTCCACATCCCCCGCTACGCCAACAACTTCGCCCGCAACGCCATCAATCTGCGCGGGGTGAAGGGGGCCGATCCGATCCCGGTGGACGGCAAGTTCCGGCGGGTGGGCTGCGCCCTGGCCGAACCCACCGCCGTGCCCTGGCTGGAGCACGAGGGCCGCAAGGTGCACATCCTGGCCTCGCCGGTGGGCACCGCCCCCCAGGTGCTGCGCGAGCTCGCCGCCGGTGAGCAGGTACGGGCGATGGCCGGCCAGATCGCCGAACAGCACAGCGAACGAAAGCTGATCCTCTCGGCCTCCCGGGTGGACTACACCAAGGGCAACGAGGAGATGCTGCTGGCCTATGAGCGCCTGCTGGAACAGCGCCCCGACTGGCACGGCCGGGTGGAGCTGTTCCTGGCCTGCGTGGCCGCCGCCAGCGGCATGCGCATCTACGAGGACATCCAGCGCTCGGTGGAGGAAATCGTGGGGCGGATCAACGGCCGCTTCGGCCGCATCGACTGGACCCCCATCCGCCTCTCCACCCGGCGGGTGCCCTACGAGGAGCTGCTGGCCTGGTTCAGCGAGGCCGACGTGTGCTGGATCACCCCCCTGCGCGACGGCCTCAACCTGGTGGCCAAGGAATACATCTCCATCCGCAAGGGCCGCGGCGGCGCCCTGGTGCTCTCCGAGTTCACCGGCGTCTCGGTGGAACTGGAGCAGGCCCTGCTCACCAATCCCTACTCCCACCGCAGCATGGACGCGGCGATCCTGGCGGCCCTGGAGATGGAGCCCGCTGAGCAGCGGCAGCGCATGGCGGCGATGGCCGACACGGTGGACACCTTCACCGTGCAGCACTGGGCCGCCGAGCAGTTGGGAGCCCTGCGGGCGCTCTGA